In the Mycobacteriales bacterium genome, one interval contains:
- a CDS encoding peptidylprolyl isomerase has product MTRTPRRLALGAAGLTIALALTGCGGQVRTGAAAIVGDERISAEQLQEVVERGTADPAAAQIKEDLAGYQRTVLTRLINRVILERALADAGVEVSEGDVDKQLQVYVASTPTGTLADLESQAVSNGIAKQDLRDFVRSVVLDQALGDVLTADVVVPPAQLQELYAQNPGYDRVRSAHILVPTQQQAASLLAQVKADPTQFAALAKRFSTDTSNKDKGGDLGLVGRGSFVKEFEDAVFAGKVGDLLTVKTQFGFHVISIVERQTTTLAQATPELRRQALEGERTEAKSVVLRKAAADLGIRVSPRFGTWSSESGEVVERESELSVPADSNPLAPDATTPEGTAPDGAPDGTSEAPAGS; this is encoded by the coding sequence GTGACCCGCACTCCCCGTCGCCTCGCCCTCGGCGCGGCCGGCCTGACGATCGCCCTCGCCCTGACGGGCTGCGGCGGTCAGGTCCGCACCGGTGCCGCCGCGATCGTCGGCGACGAGCGCATCAGCGCGGAGCAGCTGCAGGAGGTGGTCGAGCGCGGCACCGCCGACCCGGCCGCGGCGCAGATCAAGGAGGACCTCGCCGGCTACCAGCGCACGGTCCTCACCCGACTCATCAACCGCGTGATCCTCGAGCGCGCGCTCGCCGACGCCGGTGTCGAGGTGAGTGAGGGCGACGTCGACAAGCAGCTGCAGGTCTACGTCGCGTCGACGCCGACCGGCACCCTCGCCGACCTGGAGTCGCAGGCGGTCTCCAACGGCATCGCCAAGCAGGACCTGCGCGACTTCGTCCGCAGCGTCGTGCTCGACCAGGCGCTCGGCGACGTGCTCACCGCCGACGTCGTCGTTCCGCCCGCGCAGCTGCAGGAGCTCTACGCGCAGAACCCCGGCTACGACCGGGTCCGCAGCGCCCACATCCTCGTGCCGACCCAGCAGCAGGCCGCGAGCCTGCTCGCGCAGGTCAAGGCCGACCCGACGCAGTTCGCCGCGCTGGCCAAGCGCTTCTCCACCGACACGTCCAACAAGGACAAGGGCGGCGACCTCGGGCTGGTCGGTCGCGGGTCGTTCGTGAAGGAGTTCGAGGACGCCGTCTTCGCCGGCAAGGTCGGCGACCTGCTGACCGTGAAGACCCAGTTCGGCTTCCACGTCATCAGCATCGTCGAGCGCCAGACGACCACCCTCGCGCAGGCGACCCCCGAGCTGCGCCGCCAGGCGCTCGAGGGCGAGCGCACCGAGGCCAAGAGCGTCGTGCTGCGCAAGGCCGCCGCCGACCTCGGCATCCGCGTCAGCCCGCGCTTCGGGACCTGGAGCTCGGAGTCGGGCGAGGTCGTCGAGCGCGAGAGCGAGCTGTCGGTCCCGGCCGACAGCAACCCGCTGGCCCCCGACGCCACAACGCCCGAGGGCACCGCGCCTGACGGCGCTCCCGACGGCACGAGCGAGGCCCCGGCCGGCTCGTGA
- a CDS encoding MazG family protein encodes MTDAVTPARRVVVVATSSRTPAGLLSWPAWEVLRAGSVHALDGHPQLPALAGLRVTTHPDADDAAAVLLADGDALVVWLATDEGPSVVRRVGQALVTHPDPPELEVVRGSWDAPGSRLLDVVAVMDRLRSPGGCPWDERQTHESLAPYLLEEAYELLEAIESGSREHLREELGDVLLQVVFHARLAQDHDAPWSVDDVAGDLVDKLVRRHPHVFAGASADDLEGSWDALKAAEKQRSSVTDGVPLGQPALSLAAKLQRRAGKLGAPVPAYAEAGGPLWQEVARLVGEGLDPEAELRAVARAFRDRLAEVERELVAQGRATASLSAEEWQAALAR; translated from the coding sequence GTGACCGACGCCGTGACGCCCGCCCGCCGGGTCGTCGTCGTCGCGACCTCCTCCCGCACTCCCGCCGGCCTGCTGTCCTGGCCGGCCTGGGAGGTGCTGCGCGCAGGGTCGGTGCACGCGCTCGACGGTCACCCGCAGCTGCCCGCGCTGGCCGGTCTGCGCGTCACCACCCACCCCGACGCCGACGACGCGGCGGCGGTGCTGCTCGCCGACGGTGACGCCCTCGTGGTCTGGCTCGCCACCGACGAGGGCCCTTCCGTCGTACGCCGGGTCGGGCAGGCCCTCGTCACCCACCCCGACCCGCCGGAGCTCGAGGTCGTCCGCGGCTCGTGGGACGCGCCCGGGTCGCGGCTGCTCGACGTCGTCGCGGTCATGGACCGCCTGCGCAGCCCCGGTGGCTGCCCGTGGGACGAGCGGCAGACCCACGAGTCGCTGGCGCCCTACCTGCTCGAGGAGGCCTACGAGCTGCTCGAGGCCATCGAGTCCGGCTCGCGCGAGCACCTGCGCGAGGAGCTCGGCGACGTGCTGCTGCAGGTCGTCTTCCACGCCCGGCTGGCCCAGGACCACGACGCCCCGTGGTCCGTCGACGACGTCGCCGGCGACCTCGTCGACAAGCTGGTCCGGCGGCACCCGCACGTCTTCGCGGGCGCCAGCGCCGACGACCTCGAGGGCAGCTGGGACGCCCTCAAGGCGGCCGAGAAGCAGCGCAGCTCGGTGACCGACGGCGTGCCGCTGGGCCAGCCCGCGCTCTCGCTCGCGGCCAAGCTCCAGCGGCGCGCGGGCAAGCTCGGGGCACCGGTCCCGGCGTACGCCGAGGCGGGTGGGCCGCTCTGGCAGGAGGTCGCGCGGCTGGTGGGCGAGGGCCTCGACCCGGAGGCGGAGCTGCGCGCGGTCGCGCGGGCGTTCCGCGACCGGCTCGCCGAGGTGGAGCGCGAGCTCGTCGCGCAGGGCCGGGCGACGGCGTCGCTCAGCGCCGAGGAGTGGCAGGCGGCGCTCGCGCGCTGA
- a CDS encoding DUF885 domain-containing protein: MSFHELAEATVDDLLRLRPESATGLGDHRHDDRLDDWSPAGLAQERKVLTARRDELDSLDLDVLDVDDAVDADLLRHALDRRLFGLDELREHTWNPLVWLPGEAIYSLVARDTTPAADRLRALASRLAQVPDRLALATRTLEAMPRVHVETAVGQAAGAAALVRDEVGRLLDQEPGLRAIVEPAQAAAVAAIEGYRDWLGDQPAEGDPRLGRDRFAAKLHLVLDADLSADDVVAAAREHLAATTEELERLARDWTGTPGPDGVREALGRVALDAPDDDSIVELARRTLAETTEAVQRAGFVTIPDSTCEIQVMPEFRRGVAIAYCDAPGALEEGGTTYYAIAPTPQDWDTQRVASFYREYNTAMITNLTVHEAMPGHVLQLAHARAHRSSTRVRRVLASGSFIEGWAVHAERLLVETGHGGLPVRLQQLKMQLRMTINALLDHGVHAGGMTEAEALALMTGAGFQEEGEAVGKWRRALLTSAQLSTYFVGYAELVPLLAGRTQFDEVLAHGSPPPRHLRVLLGA; this comes from the coding sequence ATGAGCTTCCACGAGCTGGCCGAGGCCACCGTCGACGACCTGTTGCGGCTGCGCCCCGAGTCGGCGACCGGCCTCGGCGACCACCGCCACGACGACCGCCTCGACGACTGGTCGCCCGCCGGCCTCGCGCAGGAGCGGAAGGTCCTCACCGCCCGCCGCGACGAGCTCGACAGCCTCGACCTCGACGTGCTCGACGTCGACGACGCGGTCGACGCCGACCTGCTGCGCCACGCCCTCGACCGGCGGCTCTTCGGCCTCGACGAGCTGCGCGAGCACACCTGGAACCCCCTCGTCTGGCTGCCGGGCGAGGCCATCTACTCCCTCGTCGCCCGCGACACCACGCCCGCCGCGGACCGGCTGCGGGCGCTGGCGTCCCGGCTCGCGCAGGTGCCCGACCGGCTCGCGCTCGCGACCCGGACCCTCGAAGCCATGCCGCGGGTCCACGTCGAGACCGCGGTCGGCCAGGCCGCGGGCGCGGCCGCGCTGGTGCGTGACGAGGTGGGCCGGCTGCTCGACCAGGAGCCGGGACTGCGCGCGATCGTCGAGCCGGCGCAGGCCGCTGCCGTCGCGGCGATCGAGGGCTACCGCGACTGGCTCGGCGACCAGCCGGCCGAGGGTGACCCGCGGCTCGGCCGCGACCGCTTCGCCGCCAAGCTCCACCTCGTCCTCGACGCGGACCTCTCCGCCGACGACGTCGTCGCAGCGGCCCGCGAGCACCTCGCGGCGACCACCGAGGAGCTCGAGCGGCTGGCTCGCGACTGGACCGGTACGCCCGGGCCCGACGGCGTCCGCGAGGCGCTGGGCCGCGTCGCCCTCGACGCCCCTGACGACGACTCGATCGTCGAGCTCGCCCGCCGCACCCTGGCCGAGACCACCGAGGCCGTGCAGCGCGCCGGCTTCGTCACGATCCCCGACAGCACCTGCGAGATCCAGGTCATGCCGGAGTTCCGGCGCGGCGTCGCGATCGCCTACTGCGACGCACCCGGTGCGCTCGAGGAGGGCGGCACGACCTACTACGCGATCGCGCCGACCCCGCAGGACTGGGACACCCAGCGGGTCGCGAGCTTCTACCGCGAGTACAACACCGCGATGATCACCAACCTCACGGTCCACGAGGCGATGCCGGGCCACGTGCTGCAGCTCGCCCACGCCCGGGCCCACCGGTCCTCGACCCGCGTACGCCGGGTGCTGGCCAGCGGGTCGTTCATCGAGGGATGGGCGGTCCACGCCGAGCGGCTGCTCGTCGAGACCGGCCACGGTGGCCTGCCGGTGCGGCTGCAGCAGCTGAAGATGCAGCTGCGGATGACCATCAACGCGCTGCTCGACCACGGGGTCCACGCCGGCGGCATGACCGAGGCCGAGGCTCTCGCGCTGATGACCGGCGCAGGCTTCCAGGAGGAGGGCGAGGCCGTCGGGAAGTGGCGGCGTGCCCTGCTCACCAGCGCACAGCTCTCGACGTACTTCGTGGGCTACGCCGAGCTCGTGCCGCTGCTCGCGGGGCGCACGCAGTTCGACGAGGTGCTGGCGCACGGCTCGCCCCCGCCGCGTCATCTGCGTGTGCTGCTCGGGGCCTGA
- the eno gene encoding phosphopyruvate hydratase, producing the protein MPSIEAVGAREILDSRGNPTVEVEVALDDGTISRAAVPSGASTGAYEAVELRDGDKGRYLGKGVQKAVEAVLETIGPELLGLEATEQRIIDQELIDLDGTPDKSKLGANATLGVSLAVARAAAESTGLPLFRYLGGPNAHVLPVPMLNILNGGAHADTNVDVQEFMIAPIGAPTFAEALRWGAEVYHALKAVLKARGLTTSVGDEGGFAPDLPANRDALDLILEAIAQVGLTPGTDIALALDVAATEFHGEAGYRFEGADKTADEMTAYYASLVADYPIVSIEDPLGESDWDGWASLTQALGDKVQLVGDDLFVTNPVRLADGIARGTANALLVKVNQIGTLTETLDAVQLAHRSGYRCMMSHRSGETEDTTIADLAVATDCGQIKTGAPARSERVAKYNQLLRIEEELDEAARYAGAAAFPRFTTG; encoded by the coding sequence GTGCCCTCCATCGAGGCCGTCGGCGCGCGCGAGATCCTCGACTCGCGCGGCAACCCCACTGTCGAGGTCGAGGTCGCCCTCGACGACGGGACCATCTCCCGGGCCGCTGTCCCGAGCGGCGCCAGCACCGGTGCCTACGAAGCGGTCGAGCTGCGTGACGGCGACAAGGGCCGCTACCTCGGCAAGGGCGTGCAGAAGGCCGTCGAGGCCGTGCTCGAGACGATCGGCCCGGAGCTGCTGGGCCTCGAGGCGACCGAGCAGCGCATCATCGACCAGGAGCTCATCGACCTCGACGGGACTCCCGACAAGTCCAAGCTCGGTGCCAACGCGACCCTCGGCGTCTCGCTCGCCGTCGCCCGCGCGGCCGCGGAGTCGACCGGCCTGCCGCTGTTCCGCTACCTCGGCGGGCCCAACGCCCACGTGCTGCCGGTCCCGATGCTCAACATCCTCAACGGTGGCGCCCACGCCGACACCAACGTCGACGTGCAGGAGTTCATGATCGCGCCGATCGGCGCCCCGACCTTCGCCGAGGCGCTGCGCTGGGGCGCGGAGGTCTACCACGCGCTCAAGGCGGTGCTGAAGGCCCGCGGCCTCACCACCTCGGTCGGCGACGAGGGCGGCTTCGCCCCCGACCTCCCCGCCAACCGCGACGCCCTCGACCTCATCCTCGAGGCCATCGCCCAGGTCGGCCTCACCCCCGGCACCGACATCGCGCTCGCGCTCGACGTCGCCGCGACCGAGTTCCACGGCGAGGCCGGCTACCGCTTCGAGGGTGCCGACAAGACCGCCGACGAGATGACCGCCTACTACGCCTCGCTCGTCGCCGACTACCCGATCGTGTCCATCGAGGACCCGCTCGGCGAGAGCGACTGGGACGGCTGGGCCTCGCTCACCCAGGCCCTCGGCGACAAGGTGCAGCTCGTCGGCGACGACCTGTTCGTCACCAACCCGGTGCGGCTCGCCGACGGCATCGCCCGCGGCACCGCCAACGCGCTGCTGGTGAAGGTCAACCAGATCGGCACGCTGACCGAGACCCTCGACGCCGTGCAGCTCGCGCACCGCAGCGGCTACCGCTGCATGATGAGCCACCGCTCCGGCGAGACCGAGGACACCACGATCGCCGACCTCGCCGTCGCGACCGACTGCGGCCAGATCAAGACCGGCGCCCCGGCGCGGTCCGAGCGGGTCGCGAAGTACAACCAGCTGCTCCGCATCGAGGAGGAGCTCGACGAGGCCGCCCGCTACGCCGGCGCCGCTGCCTTCCCGCGGTTCACCACCGGCTGA
- a CDS encoding septum formation initiator family protein: MAASRRPGTGRRPATRARATARTPATSRRTPVTPVARGPRALTTRAAFLGLVVCGLLVSAALPLREYLAQRAEVAAAEQANAQARARVAELEATQKRLNDPAYVKAQAREKLHFVMPGETTFQLIVPKPAPSTASSTTPAPAPVVVAPETAPWYSQLYATVQAADER, translated from the coding sequence ATGGCCGCCTCCCGCCGCCCGGGGACGGGACGCCGCCCGGCGACCCGCGCCCGGGCGACGGCCCGCACACCGGCCACCTCACGTCGTACGCCGGTCACTCCCGTCGCGCGCGGTCCGCGTGCGCTGACGACCCGCGCGGCCTTCCTCGGGCTGGTCGTCTGCGGCTTGCTCGTGTCCGCGGCGCTGCCGCTGCGCGAGTACCTCGCGCAGCGCGCCGAGGTCGCCGCGGCCGAGCAGGCCAACGCGCAGGCGCGGGCCCGGGTCGCGGAGCTCGAGGCGACCCAGAAGCGGCTCAACGACCCGGCCTACGTCAAGGCGCAGGCCCGCGAGAAGCTGCACTTCGTGATGCCGGGCGAGACGACCTTCCAGCTCATCGTCCCGAAGCCGGCGCCCTCCACGGCGAGCTCCACGACGCCGGCTCCGGCCCCGGTGGTCGTCGCGCCGGAGACCGCGCCGTGGTACTCCCAGCTCTACGCGACCGTGCAGGCGGCGGACGAGCGGTGA
- a CDS encoding DUF501 domain-containing protein, with translation MRGVAHRCGCGLPDVVETAPRLEDGTPFPTLYYLTCPRLASMIGRLESDGLMREMTARLAEDPELQARYQAASDDYIARRDEIGVLRDVPAQGGMPTRVKCLHVLVAHSLAAGPGVNPFGDEALELLGDWAAAGPCVAPPTTP, from the coding sequence ATGCGCGGCGTCGCGCACCGCTGCGGCTGCGGCCTGCCCGACGTCGTCGAGACCGCGCCCCGGCTCGAGGACGGCACGCCCTTCCCGACGCTCTACTACCTGACCTGCCCGCGGCTCGCCTCGATGATCGGGCGCCTGGAGTCCGACGGGCTGATGCGCGAGATGACGGCCCGGCTCGCCGAGGACCCGGAGCTGCAGGCCCGCTACCAGGCGGCGAGCGACGACTACATCGCGCGCCGCGACGAGATCGGCGTCCTGCGCGACGTGCCCGCGCAGGGCGGTATGCCGACCCGCGTGAAGTGCCTGCACGTGCTCGTCGCGCACTCGCTCGCCGCCGGGCCGGGGGTCAACCCGTTCGGCGACGAGGCGCTCGAGCTGCTCGGCGACTGGGCCGCGGCGGGCCCGTGCGTCGCCCCGCCCACGACCCCGTGA
- a CDS encoding Ppx/GppA phosphatase family protein: MTGTVRVAAVDCGTNSLRLLVADVTGATKTDVHREMRVVRLGQGVDRTGSLAPEALERTRLALRDYAVTCADLGVQRTRMVATSATRDARNREDFVAVVRAALGVEPEVVSGDEEAALSFDGATRGLDPATGPFLVVDIGGGSTELVVGSDAVEAGRSVDVGCVRLTERHLLTDPPTLSEIAAARADVLVALDLARQTVPVEKAATSVFLAGSATTVAAHALGLSSYDASRTHLARFDAATFLAACDELLAMPRAARAALPYMHPGRVDVIGAGALVLAAVVTELGLTELVVSESDILDGIAFSAVRSGHGQG; encoded by the coding sequence GTGACAGGCACAGTGAGGGTCGCCGCGGTCGACTGCGGCACCAACTCGCTGCGGCTGCTCGTCGCCGATGTCACGGGCGCCACCAAGACCGACGTGCACCGCGAGATGCGCGTCGTGCGACTGGGCCAGGGCGTCGACCGCACGGGGTCGCTCGCGCCGGAGGCCCTCGAGCGCACCCGCCTCGCGCTGCGCGACTACGCCGTCACCTGCGCCGACCTCGGGGTGCAGCGGACCCGGATGGTGGCCACGAGCGCGACCCGCGACGCGCGCAACCGCGAGGACTTCGTCGCCGTCGTGCGGGCCGCGCTCGGCGTCGAGCCGGAGGTCGTCAGCGGTGACGAGGAGGCGGCGCTGTCCTTCGACGGCGCGACCCGCGGCCTCGACCCGGCGACCGGTCCCTTCCTCGTCGTCGACATCGGTGGCGGGTCGACCGAGCTCGTCGTCGGCAGTGACGCGGTCGAGGCCGGGCGCTCGGTCGACGTCGGCTGCGTGCGGCTCACCGAGCGCCACCTGCTGACCGACCCGCCGACCCTGTCGGAGATCGCGGCCGCCCGCGCCGACGTGCTCGTCGCTCTCGACCTGGCGCGCCAGACGGTGCCCGTGGAGAAGGCGGCGACCTCGGTCTTCCTGGCGGGCAGCGCCACGACGGTGGCGGCTCACGCGCTGGGTTTGTCGTCGTACGACGCCTCTCGCACGCACCTGGCGCGGTTCGATGCCGCGACCTTCCTGGCCGCCTGCGACGAGCTGCTCGCGATGCCGCGCGCCGCCCGCGCCGCGCTGCCCTACATGCATCCCGGTCGGGTCGACGTCATCGGTGCGGGCGCGCTCGTGCTCGCCGCCGTCGTCACCGAGCTGGGCCTGACGGAGCTGGTGGTGTCCGAGTCGGACATCCTCGACGGGATCGCCTTCTCGGCGGTGAGGAGCGGACATGGCCAAGGCTGA
- a CDS encoding cupin domain-containing protein, with protein sequence MAKADWVSAVRRVDKPWGHEEVFALVDGKFCGKAIHVTQGHSLSLQYHVEKEETISVQSGRLRVEVGLHEDALEEFELEPGESIHLLPGVRHRVTAVVDTVMLEASTTQLHDVVRLEDRYGRQGTSAP encoded by the coding sequence ATGGCCAAGGCTGACTGGGTGAGCGCCGTGCGGCGCGTGGACAAGCCGTGGGGGCACGAGGAGGTCTTCGCGCTCGTCGACGGCAAGTTCTGCGGCAAGGCGATCCACGTGACGCAGGGGCACTCGCTGTCGCTGCAGTACCACGTGGAGAAGGAGGAGACGATCTCCGTGCAGTCCGGGCGGCTGCGAGTGGAGGTCGGTCTCCACGAGGACGCGCTCGAGGAGTTCGAGCTCGAGCCGGGTGAGTCGATCCACCTGCTGCCGGGGGTCCGGCACCGCGTGACGGCCGTCGTGGACACGGTGATGCTCGAGGCGTCGACGACGCAGCTGCACGACGTGGTCCGCCTCGAGGACCGCTACGGCCGCCAGGGCACTAGCGCCCCGTAG
- a CDS encoding DUF6318 family protein, with translation MRGLVALGAVAVLLAGCSSDPVPPATLPPLTSSPTPSPTPAPTPTGINAPDAFGASAFTKHWFGLLTAALQTNDATALIQSSDTGCDTCQNFIRVIAKAKAEAKTTPDLRYKVLFAESAPPEDGKALVEVGWDVSAFKEYDSRGAVIRSEPAVTAEIGQVLLGRTGEGWVVLGFRRTGRG, from the coding sequence ATGAGGGGGCTCGTCGCGCTCGGTGCTGTCGCGGTGCTGCTCGCCGGTTGCTCCTCCGACCCCGTGCCCCCGGCGACCCTCCCGCCGCTCACGTCCTCGCCGACGCCGAGCCCTACCCCAGCCCCGACGCCCACGGGCATCAACGCCCCCGACGCGTTCGGTGCCAGCGCCTTCACCAAGCACTGGTTTGGCCTGCTCACCGCGGCGCTGCAGACCAACGACGCCACCGCGTTGATCCAGAGCAGCGACACCGGCTGCGACACGTGCCAAAACTTCATTCGTGTCATCGCCAAGGCAAAGGCCGAGGCTAAGACGACTCCTGACCTTCGCTACAAGGTGCTCTTCGCGGAGTCAGCGCCACCTGAGGATGGGAAGGCGTTGGTCGAAGTCGGCTGGGATGTGTCTGCCTTCAAGGAGTACGACTCGCGCGGTGCTGTCATTCGGTCGGAGCCAGCTGTCACTGCAGAGATCGGGCAGGTGCTGCTGGGGCGAACGGGCGAGGGCTGGGTCGTGTTGGGCTTCCGGCGAACGGGCCGAGGGTGA
- a CDS encoding uracil-DNA glycosylase: MPPGSGLPTDHATPTTPVAHSAEDVVRLAGNAPSLSHVDARSSVCRACSRLVTWREDVAVTKRASFADQDYWGRPVTGWGDPRPRIVVMGLAPAAHGGNRTGRIFTGDRSGDWLYAALHRAGLASLPTSVSADDGQELHGVRITLPVRCAPPANKPTPQERDACAPWLVRELGFLLPTTRAFVVLGGFGWAALFGSLAAAGVEVPARIPKFGHGAEVELPGGLHVLGCYHVSQQNTFTGRLTEPMLDAVFTRALELSEPH, translated from the coding sequence ATGCCTCCCGGTTCCGGCTTGCCGACCGACCATGCCACCCCCACCACACCGGTCGCCCACTCGGCGGAGGACGTCGTACGCCTGGCTGGCAATGCCCCGTCGCTGTCTCACGTCGATGCGCGATCGTCGGTGTGCCGCGCCTGCTCGCGCCTGGTTACGTGGCGCGAGGACGTGGCGGTGACGAAGCGGGCGTCGTTCGCAGACCAGGACTACTGGGGACGCCCGGTCACGGGCTGGGGCGATCCCCGGCCGCGGATCGTCGTGATGGGTCTCGCGCCGGCGGCGCACGGCGGCAACCGCACTGGCCGCATCTTCACGGGCGACCGCAGCGGCGACTGGCTCTATGCGGCACTGCATCGGGCGGGGCTGGCGTCGCTGCCGACGAGCGTCAGCGCGGACGACGGGCAGGAGTTGCACGGCGTGCGGATCACGCTGCCGGTGCGCTGCGCTCCGCCGGCCAACAAGCCGACCCCGCAGGAGCGCGACGCGTGCGCGCCGTGGCTGGTCCGTGAGTTGGGCTTCCTGCTGCCGACGACCCGGGCCTTCGTGGTGCTAGGCGGCTTCGGCTGGGCCGCGCTCTTCGGGTCGCTGGCCGCGGCTGGAGTCGAGGTGCCGGCGCGGATCCCGAAGTTCGGGCACGGCGCTGAGGTGGAGCTACCGGGCGGCCTGCACGTGCTCGGCTGCTACCACGTGAGCCAGCAAAACACCTTCACGGGACGGCTCACCGAGCCCATGCTGGACGCCGTCTTCACCCGCGCGCTGGAGCTGAGCGAGCCGCACTAG